A stretch of the Orcinus orca chromosome 1, mOrcOrc1.1, whole genome shotgun sequence genome encodes the following:
- the IGSF8 gene encoding immunoglobulin superfamily member 8 isoform X2, with protein sequence MAGFKVRSHSHLADSRAPAPNSQGKAGRCRVPVPSAEQPGIWPRPGVGCCAREVLVPQGPLYRVAGTAISISCNVTGYEGPAQQDFEWFLYRPEAPEAALGIVSTRDTRFSYAVFGPRVAAGEVQVQRLQGDAVVLKIARLQAQDAGIYECYTPSTDAHYLGSYSGKVELRVLPDMLQVSAAPPGPRGRQAPASPPRLMVHEGQELALGCLARTSTEKHTHLAVSFGRAVPEAPVGRATLQEVVGLRPDMAVEAGAPYAERLAAGELRLGKEGTERYHMVVGGAQADDAGTYHCTAAEWIQDPDGSWAQIAEKRAVLAHVDVQTLSSQLAVTVGPGERRIGPGEPLELLCNVSGALPPTGRHAAYSVGWEMAPAGAPGPGRLVAQLDTEGVGSLGPGYEGRHIAMEKVASRTYRLRLEAARPGDAGTYRCLAKAYVRGSGARLREAASARSRPLPVHVREEGVVLEAVAWLAGGTVYRGETASLLCNISVRGGPPGLRLAASWWVERLEDGELSSAPAQLVGGVGQDGVAELGVRPGGGPVSVELVGPRSHRLRLHGLGPEDEGVYHCAPSAWVQHADYSWYQAGSARSGPVTVYPYTHALDTLFVPLLVGAGLALAIGATILGSITCCFMKRLQKR encoded by the exons ATGGCTGGATTCAAAGTGAGAAGCCACAGTCACCTCGCCGACTCCAGGGCCCCTGCACCCAACTCTCAGGGAAAAGCTGGAAGGTGCAGGGTACCTGTGCCCTCCGCGGAGCAGCCGGGGATTTGGCCAAGACCAG GAGTCGGGTGCTGTGCCCGGGAGGTGCTAGTCCCTCAGGGGCCCCTGTATCGCGTGGCTGGCACAGCCATCTCCATCTCCTGCAATGTCACTGGCTACGAGGGCCCTGCCCAGCAGGACTTCGAGTGGTTCCTGTACAGGCCTGAGGCCCCAGAGGCTGCCCTGGGCATTGTCAGTACCAGGGATACCCGATTCTCCTATGCTGTGTTTGGGCCCCGAGTGGCAGCTGGTGAGGTACAGGTGCAGCGACTGCAGGGTGATGCCGTGGTGCTCAAGATTGCCCGCCTGCAGGCCCAGGATGCTGGCATTTACGAGTGCTACACACCCTCCACTGATGCCCACTACCTGGGCAGCTACAGCGGCAAAGTGGAACTGAGAG TTCTTCCAGATATGCTGCAGGTGTCTGCTGCCCCCCCAGGGCCCCGGGGCCGTCAGGCCCCAGCTTCACCCCCTCGCCTGATGGTGCACGAGGGGCAGGAGCTGGCACTGGGCTGCCTGGCACGGACGAGCACGGAGAAGCACACACACCTGGCCGTGTCCTTTGGGCGAGCTGTGCCCGAGGCGCCAGTGGGGCGAGCAACTCTGCAGGAAGTGGTGGGACTCCGGCCCGACATGGCCGTGGAGGCCGGAGCTCCCTATGCTGAGCGGCTGGCGGCAGGGGAGCTGCGGCTGGGCAAGGAGGGGACTGAGCGCTACCACATGGTGGTGGGGGGCGCCCAGGCGGACGACGCAGGCACCTACCACTGCACTGCCGCTGAGTGGATTCAGGATCCCGATGGCAGCTGGGCCCAGATTGCGGAGAAGAGGGCTGTCCTGGCCCATGTGGACGTGCAGACGCTGT CCAGCCAGCTGGCAGTGACAGTGGGGCCTGGGGAACGTCGGATCGGCCCAGGGGAGCCCTTGGAGCTGCTGTGCAATGTATCAGGGGCCCTGCCCCCAACGGGCCGTCATGCCGCCTACTCCGTGGGCTGGGAGATGGCACCTGCGGGGGCACCTGGGCCCGGCCGCCTGGTTGCCCAGCTGGACACGGAGGGTGTGGGCAGCCTGGGCCCTGGCTACGAGGGCCGGCACATTGCCATGGAGAAGGTGGCTTCCAGAACCTACCGGCTACGGCTGGAGGCTGCCCGGCCCGGGGATGCGGGTACCTACCGCTGCCTCGCCAAGGCCTATGTCCGAGGGTCTGGGGCCCGGCTTCGGGAAGCCGCCAGTGCCCGCTCCCGGCCCCTCCCCGTGCACGTGCGTGAGGAAG GTGTGGTGCTGGAGGCTGTGGCCTGGCTAGCGGGAGGCACAGTGTACCGCGGGGAGACGGCCTCCCTGCTCTGCAACATCTCCGTGCGGGGCGGCCCTCCTGGGCTGCGGCTGGCTGCCAGCTGGTGGGTGGAGAGGCTGGAGGACGGGGAGCTGagctctgcccctgcccagctGGTGGGTGGCGTGGGCCAGGACggtgtggcagagctgggggtcCGGCCCGGAGGAGGCCCCGTCAGCGTGGAGCTGGTGGGGCCCCGAAGCCATCGGCTGAGACTGCACGGCTTGGGGCCCGAGGACGAAGGCGTGTACCACTGTGCCCCCAGCGCCTGGGTGCAGCACGCTGACTACAGCTGGTACCAGGCGGGCAGTGCCCGCTCAGGGCCTGTCACGGTCTACCCGTACACACATG CCCTGGACACCCTGTTTGTGCCCCTGCTGGTGGGTGCAGGGCTTGCCCTAGCCATCGGAGCCACCATCCTGGGCTCCATCACCTGCTGCTTCATGAAGAGGCTGCAGAAACGGTGA
- the IGSF8 gene encoding immunoglobulin superfamily member 8 isoform X1, whose product MAGFKVRSHSHLADSRAPAPNSQGKAGRCRVPVPSAEQPGIWPRPGAAHPRTGVGAETGLRGRARVGVGAEPGTEEGAGLGLESGWSLEQGRGEPGPRSRTPLGHTRGPEQGQGVGCCAREVLVPQGPLYRVAGTAISISCNVTGYEGPAQQDFEWFLYRPEAPEAALGIVSTRDTRFSYAVFGPRVAAGEVQVQRLQGDAVVLKIARLQAQDAGIYECYTPSTDAHYLGSYSGKVELRVLPDMLQVSAAPPGPRGRQAPASPPRLMVHEGQELALGCLARTSTEKHTHLAVSFGRAVPEAPVGRATLQEVVGLRPDMAVEAGAPYAERLAAGELRLGKEGTERYHMVVGGAQADDAGTYHCTAAEWIQDPDGSWAQIAEKRAVLAHVDVQTLSSQLAVTVGPGERRIGPGEPLELLCNVSGALPPTGRHAAYSVGWEMAPAGAPGPGRLVAQLDTEGVGSLGPGYEGRHIAMEKVASRTYRLRLEAARPGDAGTYRCLAKAYVRGSGARLREAASARSRPLPVHVREEGVVLEAVAWLAGGTVYRGETASLLCNISVRGGPPGLRLAASWWVERLEDGELSSAPAQLVGGVGQDGVAELGVRPGGGPVSVELVGPRSHRLRLHGLGPEDEGVYHCAPSAWVQHADYSWYQAGSARSGPVTVYPYTHALDTLFVPLLVGAGLALAIGATILGSITCCFMKRLQKR is encoded by the exons ATGGCTGGATTCAAAGTGAGAAGCCACAGTCACCTCGCCGACTCCAGGGCCCCTGCACCCAACTCTCAGGGAAAAGCTGGAAGGTGCAGGGTACCTGTGCCCTCCGCGGAGCAGCCGGGGATTTGGCCAAGACCAGGTGCAGCCCACCCCCGGACCGGGGTCGGGGCGGAGACAGGGCTGAGGGGGCGGGCCCGGGTGGGGGTCGGGGCGGAGCCGGGTACCGAAGAGGGGGCGGGGCTAGGGCTGGAGTCCGGGTGGAGCCTGGAGCAGGGTCGGGGGGAGCCGGGGCCGAGGTCCAGGACCCCGTTGGGGCACACCCGGGGACCTGAGCAGGGCCAAG GAGTCGGGTGCTGTGCCCGGGAGGTGCTAGTCCCTCAGGGGCCCCTGTATCGCGTGGCTGGCACAGCCATCTCCATCTCCTGCAATGTCACTGGCTACGAGGGCCCTGCCCAGCAGGACTTCGAGTGGTTCCTGTACAGGCCTGAGGCCCCAGAGGCTGCCCTGGGCATTGTCAGTACCAGGGATACCCGATTCTCCTATGCTGTGTTTGGGCCCCGAGTGGCAGCTGGTGAGGTACAGGTGCAGCGACTGCAGGGTGATGCCGTGGTGCTCAAGATTGCCCGCCTGCAGGCCCAGGATGCTGGCATTTACGAGTGCTACACACCCTCCACTGATGCCCACTACCTGGGCAGCTACAGCGGCAAAGTGGAACTGAGAG TTCTTCCAGATATGCTGCAGGTGTCTGCTGCCCCCCCAGGGCCCCGGGGCCGTCAGGCCCCAGCTTCACCCCCTCGCCTGATGGTGCACGAGGGGCAGGAGCTGGCACTGGGCTGCCTGGCACGGACGAGCACGGAGAAGCACACACACCTGGCCGTGTCCTTTGGGCGAGCTGTGCCCGAGGCGCCAGTGGGGCGAGCAACTCTGCAGGAAGTGGTGGGACTCCGGCCCGACATGGCCGTGGAGGCCGGAGCTCCCTATGCTGAGCGGCTGGCGGCAGGGGAGCTGCGGCTGGGCAAGGAGGGGACTGAGCGCTACCACATGGTGGTGGGGGGCGCCCAGGCGGACGACGCAGGCACCTACCACTGCACTGCCGCTGAGTGGATTCAGGATCCCGATGGCAGCTGGGCCCAGATTGCGGAGAAGAGGGCTGTCCTGGCCCATGTGGACGTGCAGACGCTGT CCAGCCAGCTGGCAGTGACAGTGGGGCCTGGGGAACGTCGGATCGGCCCAGGGGAGCCCTTGGAGCTGCTGTGCAATGTATCAGGGGCCCTGCCCCCAACGGGCCGTCATGCCGCCTACTCCGTGGGCTGGGAGATGGCACCTGCGGGGGCACCTGGGCCCGGCCGCCTGGTTGCCCAGCTGGACACGGAGGGTGTGGGCAGCCTGGGCCCTGGCTACGAGGGCCGGCACATTGCCATGGAGAAGGTGGCTTCCAGAACCTACCGGCTACGGCTGGAGGCTGCCCGGCCCGGGGATGCGGGTACCTACCGCTGCCTCGCCAAGGCCTATGTCCGAGGGTCTGGGGCCCGGCTTCGGGAAGCCGCCAGTGCCCGCTCCCGGCCCCTCCCCGTGCACGTGCGTGAGGAAG GTGTGGTGCTGGAGGCTGTGGCCTGGCTAGCGGGAGGCACAGTGTACCGCGGGGAGACGGCCTCCCTGCTCTGCAACATCTCCGTGCGGGGCGGCCCTCCTGGGCTGCGGCTGGCTGCCAGCTGGTGGGTGGAGAGGCTGGAGGACGGGGAGCTGagctctgcccctgcccagctGGTGGGTGGCGTGGGCCAGGACggtgtggcagagctgggggtcCGGCCCGGAGGAGGCCCCGTCAGCGTGGAGCTGGTGGGGCCCCGAAGCCATCGGCTGAGACTGCACGGCTTGGGGCCCGAGGACGAAGGCGTGTACCACTGTGCCCCCAGCGCCTGGGTGCAGCACGCTGACTACAGCTGGTACCAGGCGGGCAGTGCCCGCTCAGGGCCTGTCACGGTCTACCCGTACACACATG CCCTGGACACCCTGTTTGTGCCCCTGCTGGTGGGTGCAGGGCTTGCCCTAGCCATCGGAGCCACCATCCTGGGCTCCATCACCTGCTGCTTCATGAAGAGGCTGCAGAAACGGTGA
- the IGSF8 gene encoding immunoglobulin superfamily member 8 isoform X4: MGALGPKPPPLLLLLILGVGCCAREVLVPQGPLYRVAGTAISISCNVTGYEGPAQQDFEWFLYRPEAPEAALGIVSTRDTRFSYAVFGPRVAAGEVQVQRLQGDAVVLKIARLQAQDAGIYECYTPSTDAHYLGSYSGKVELRVLPDMLQVSAAPPGPRGRQAPASPPRLMVHEGQELALGCLARTSTEKHTHLAVSFGRAVPEAPVGRATLQEVVGLRPDMAVEAGAPYAERLAAGELRLGKEGTERYHMVVGGAQADDAGTYHCTAAEWIQDPDGSWAQIAEKRAVLAHVDVQTLSSQLAVTVGPGERRIGPGEPLELLCNVSGALPPTGRHAAYSVGWEMAPAGAPGPGRLVAQLDTEGVGSLGPGYEGRHIAMEKVASRTYRLRLEAARPGDAGTYRCLAKAYVRGSGARLREAASARSRPLPVHVREEGVVLEAVAWLAGGTVYRGETASLLCNISVRGGPPGLRLAASWWVERLEDGELSSAPAQLVGGVGQDGVAELGVRPGGGPVSVELVGPRSHRLRLHGLGPEDEGVYHCAPSAWVQHADYSWYQAGSARSGPVTVYPYTHALDTLFVPLLVGAGLALAIGATILGSITCCFMKRLQKR; encoded by the exons ATGGGCGCCCTCGGTCCCaagccgccgccgctgctgctgctgttaaTCCTGG GAGTCGGGTGCTGTGCCCGGGAGGTGCTAGTCCCTCAGGGGCCCCTGTATCGCGTGGCTGGCACAGCCATCTCCATCTCCTGCAATGTCACTGGCTACGAGGGCCCTGCCCAGCAGGACTTCGAGTGGTTCCTGTACAGGCCTGAGGCCCCAGAGGCTGCCCTGGGCATTGTCAGTACCAGGGATACCCGATTCTCCTATGCTGTGTTTGGGCCCCGAGTGGCAGCTGGTGAGGTACAGGTGCAGCGACTGCAGGGTGATGCCGTGGTGCTCAAGATTGCCCGCCTGCAGGCCCAGGATGCTGGCATTTACGAGTGCTACACACCCTCCACTGATGCCCACTACCTGGGCAGCTACAGCGGCAAAGTGGAACTGAGAG TTCTTCCAGATATGCTGCAGGTGTCTGCTGCCCCCCCAGGGCCCCGGGGCCGTCAGGCCCCAGCTTCACCCCCTCGCCTGATGGTGCACGAGGGGCAGGAGCTGGCACTGGGCTGCCTGGCACGGACGAGCACGGAGAAGCACACACACCTGGCCGTGTCCTTTGGGCGAGCTGTGCCCGAGGCGCCAGTGGGGCGAGCAACTCTGCAGGAAGTGGTGGGACTCCGGCCCGACATGGCCGTGGAGGCCGGAGCTCCCTATGCTGAGCGGCTGGCGGCAGGGGAGCTGCGGCTGGGCAAGGAGGGGACTGAGCGCTACCACATGGTGGTGGGGGGCGCCCAGGCGGACGACGCAGGCACCTACCACTGCACTGCCGCTGAGTGGATTCAGGATCCCGATGGCAGCTGGGCCCAGATTGCGGAGAAGAGGGCTGTCCTGGCCCATGTGGACGTGCAGACGCTGT CCAGCCAGCTGGCAGTGACAGTGGGGCCTGGGGAACGTCGGATCGGCCCAGGGGAGCCCTTGGAGCTGCTGTGCAATGTATCAGGGGCCCTGCCCCCAACGGGCCGTCATGCCGCCTACTCCGTGGGCTGGGAGATGGCACCTGCGGGGGCACCTGGGCCCGGCCGCCTGGTTGCCCAGCTGGACACGGAGGGTGTGGGCAGCCTGGGCCCTGGCTACGAGGGCCGGCACATTGCCATGGAGAAGGTGGCTTCCAGAACCTACCGGCTACGGCTGGAGGCTGCCCGGCCCGGGGATGCGGGTACCTACCGCTGCCTCGCCAAGGCCTATGTCCGAGGGTCTGGGGCCCGGCTTCGGGAAGCCGCCAGTGCCCGCTCCCGGCCCCTCCCCGTGCACGTGCGTGAGGAAG GTGTGGTGCTGGAGGCTGTGGCCTGGCTAGCGGGAGGCACAGTGTACCGCGGGGAGACGGCCTCCCTGCTCTGCAACATCTCCGTGCGGGGCGGCCCTCCTGGGCTGCGGCTGGCTGCCAGCTGGTGGGTGGAGAGGCTGGAGGACGGGGAGCTGagctctgcccctgcccagctGGTGGGTGGCGTGGGCCAGGACggtgtggcagagctgggggtcCGGCCCGGAGGAGGCCCCGTCAGCGTGGAGCTGGTGGGGCCCCGAAGCCATCGGCTGAGACTGCACGGCTTGGGGCCCGAGGACGAAGGCGTGTACCACTGTGCCCCCAGCGCCTGGGTGCAGCACGCTGACTACAGCTGGTACCAGGCGGGCAGTGCCCGCTCAGGGCCTGTCACGGTCTACCCGTACACACATG CCCTGGACACCCTGTTTGTGCCCCTGCTGGTGGGTGCAGGGCTTGCCCTAGCCATCGGAGCCACCATCCTGGGCTCCATCACCTGCTGCTTCATGAAGAGGCTGCAGAAACGGTGA
- the IGSF8 gene encoding immunoglobulin superfamily member 8 isoform X5 has protein sequence MKSLAPENISRVGCCAREVLVPQGPLYRVAGTAISISCNVTGYEGPAQQDFEWFLYRPEAPEAALGIVSTRDTRFSYAVFGPRVAAGEVQVQRLQGDAVVLKIARLQAQDAGIYECYTPSTDAHYLGSYSGKVELRVLPDMLQVSAAPPGPRGRQAPASPPRLMVHEGQELALGCLARTSTEKHTHLAVSFGRAVPEAPVGRATLQEVVGLRPDMAVEAGAPYAERLAAGELRLGKEGTERYHMVVGGAQADDAGTYHCTAAEWIQDPDGSWAQIAEKRAVLAHVDVQTLSSQLAVTVGPGERRIGPGEPLELLCNVSGALPPTGRHAAYSVGWEMAPAGAPGPGRLVAQLDTEGVGSLGPGYEGRHIAMEKVASRTYRLRLEAARPGDAGTYRCLAKAYVRGSGARLREAASARSRPLPVHVREEGVVLEAVAWLAGGTVYRGETASLLCNISVRGGPPGLRLAASWWVERLEDGELSSAPAQLVGGVGQDGVAELGVRPGGGPVSVELVGPRSHRLRLHGLGPEDEGVYHCAPSAWVQHADYSWYQAGSARSGPVTVYPYTHALDTLFVPLLVGAGLALAIGATILGSITCCFMKRLQKR, from the exons atgaagtcaCTTGCCCCAGAGAACATATCTA GAGTCGGGTGCTGTGCCCGGGAGGTGCTAGTCCCTCAGGGGCCCCTGTATCGCGTGGCTGGCACAGCCATCTCCATCTCCTGCAATGTCACTGGCTACGAGGGCCCTGCCCAGCAGGACTTCGAGTGGTTCCTGTACAGGCCTGAGGCCCCAGAGGCTGCCCTGGGCATTGTCAGTACCAGGGATACCCGATTCTCCTATGCTGTGTTTGGGCCCCGAGTGGCAGCTGGTGAGGTACAGGTGCAGCGACTGCAGGGTGATGCCGTGGTGCTCAAGATTGCCCGCCTGCAGGCCCAGGATGCTGGCATTTACGAGTGCTACACACCCTCCACTGATGCCCACTACCTGGGCAGCTACAGCGGCAAAGTGGAACTGAGAG TTCTTCCAGATATGCTGCAGGTGTCTGCTGCCCCCCCAGGGCCCCGGGGCCGTCAGGCCCCAGCTTCACCCCCTCGCCTGATGGTGCACGAGGGGCAGGAGCTGGCACTGGGCTGCCTGGCACGGACGAGCACGGAGAAGCACACACACCTGGCCGTGTCCTTTGGGCGAGCTGTGCCCGAGGCGCCAGTGGGGCGAGCAACTCTGCAGGAAGTGGTGGGACTCCGGCCCGACATGGCCGTGGAGGCCGGAGCTCCCTATGCTGAGCGGCTGGCGGCAGGGGAGCTGCGGCTGGGCAAGGAGGGGACTGAGCGCTACCACATGGTGGTGGGGGGCGCCCAGGCGGACGACGCAGGCACCTACCACTGCACTGCCGCTGAGTGGATTCAGGATCCCGATGGCAGCTGGGCCCAGATTGCGGAGAAGAGGGCTGTCCTGGCCCATGTGGACGTGCAGACGCTGT CCAGCCAGCTGGCAGTGACAGTGGGGCCTGGGGAACGTCGGATCGGCCCAGGGGAGCCCTTGGAGCTGCTGTGCAATGTATCAGGGGCCCTGCCCCCAACGGGCCGTCATGCCGCCTACTCCGTGGGCTGGGAGATGGCACCTGCGGGGGCACCTGGGCCCGGCCGCCTGGTTGCCCAGCTGGACACGGAGGGTGTGGGCAGCCTGGGCCCTGGCTACGAGGGCCGGCACATTGCCATGGAGAAGGTGGCTTCCAGAACCTACCGGCTACGGCTGGAGGCTGCCCGGCCCGGGGATGCGGGTACCTACCGCTGCCTCGCCAAGGCCTATGTCCGAGGGTCTGGGGCCCGGCTTCGGGAAGCCGCCAGTGCCCGCTCCCGGCCCCTCCCCGTGCACGTGCGTGAGGAAG GTGTGGTGCTGGAGGCTGTGGCCTGGCTAGCGGGAGGCACAGTGTACCGCGGGGAGACGGCCTCCCTGCTCTGCAACATCTCCGTGCGGGGCGGCCCTCCTGGGCTGCGGCTGGCTGCCAGCTGGTGGGTGGAGAGGCTGGAGGACGGGGAGCTGagctctgcccctgcccagctGGTGGGTGGCGTGGGCCAGGACggtgtggcagagctgggggtcCGGCCCGGAGGAGGCCCCGTCAGCGTGGAGCTGGTGGGGCCCCGAAGCCATCGGCTGAGACTGCACGGCTTGGGGCCCGAGGACGAAGGCGTGTACCACTGTGCCCCCAGCGCCTGGGTGCAGCACGCTGACTACAGCTGGTACCAGGCGGGCAGTGCCCGCTCAGGGCCTGTCACGGTCTACCCGTACACACATG CCCTGGACACCCTGTTTGTGCCCCTGCTGGTGGGTGCAGGGCTTGCCCTAGCCATCGGAGCCACCATCCTGGGCTCCATCACCTGCTGCTTCATGAAGAGGCTGCAGAAACGGTGA
- the IGSF8 gene encoding immunoglobulin superfamily member 8 isoform X3, with protein sequence MGMGLGLEPDLLIPACALTEQPQVFPLTQPQEEGKGVGCCAREVLVPQGPLYRVAGTAISISCNVTGYEGPAQQDFEWFLYRPEAPEAALGIVSTRDTRFSYAVFGPRVAAGEVQVQRLQGDAVVLKIARLQAQDAGIYECYTPSTDAHYLGSYSGKVELRVLPDMLQVSAAPPGPRGRQAPASPPRLMVHEGQELALGCLARTSTEKHTHLAVSFGRAVPEAPVGRATLQEVVGLRPDMAVEAGAPYAERLAAGELRLGKEGTERYHMVVGGAQADDAGTYHCTAAEWIQDPDGSWAQIAEKRAVLAHVDVQTLSSQLAVTVGPGERRIGPGEPLELLCNVSGALPPTGRHAAYSVGWEMAPAGAPGPGRLVAQLDTEGVGSLGPGYEGRHIAMEKVASRTYRLRLEAARPGDAGTYRCLAKAYVRGSGARLREAASARSRPLPVHVREEGVVLEAVAWLAGGTVYRGETASLLCNISVRGGPPGLRLAASWWVERLEDGELSSAPAQLVGGVGQDGVAELGVRPGGGPVSVELVGPRSHRLRLHGLGPEDEGVYHCAPSAWVQHADYSWYQAGSARSGPVTVYPYTHALDTLFVPLLVGAGLALAIGATILGSITCCFMKRLQKR encoded by the exons atggggatggggctggggctggaaccCGACCTCCTGATCCCGGCCTGTGCTCTAACCGAGCAACCACAAGTTTTCCCTCTGACTCAGCcgcaggaagaagggaaag GAGTCGGGTGCTGTGCCCGGGAGGTGCTAGTCCCTCAGGGGCCCCTGTATCGCGTGGCTGGCACAGCCATCTCCATCTCCTGCAATGTCACTGGCTACGAGGGCCCTGCCCAGCAGGACTTCGAGTGGTTCCTGTACAGGCCTGAGGCCCCAGAGGCTGCCCTGGGCATTGTCAGTACCAGGGATACCCGATTCTCCTATGCTGTGTTTGGGCCCCGAGTGGCAGCTGGTGAGGTACAGGTGCAGCGACTGCAGGGTGATGCCGTGGTGCTCAAGATTGCCCGCCTGCAGGCCCAGGATGCTGGCATTTACGAGTGCTACACACCCTCCACTGATGCCCACTACCTGGGCAGCTACAGCGGCAAAGTGGAACTGAGAG TTCTTCCAGATATGCTGCAGGTGTCTGCTGCCCCCCCAGGGCCCCGGGGCCGTCAGGCCCCAGCTTCACCCCCTCGCCTGATGGTGCACGAGGGGCAGGAGCTGGCACTGGGCTGCCTGGCACGGACGAGCACGGAGAAGCACACACACCTGGCCGTGTCCTTTGGGCGAGCTGTGCCCGAGGCGCCAGTGGGGCGAGCAACTCTGCAGGAAGTGGTGGGACTCCGGCCCGACATGGCCGTGGAGGCCGGAGCTCCCTATGCTGAGCGGCTGGCGGCAGGGGAGCTGCGGCTGGGCAAGGAGGGGACTGAGCGCTACCACATGGTGGTGGGGGGCGCCCAGGCGGACGACGCAGGCACCTACCACTGCACTGCCGCTGAGTGGATTCAGGATCCCGATGGCAGCTGGGCCCAGATTGCGGAGAAGAGGGCTGTCCTGGCCCATGTGGACGTGCAGACGCTGT CCAGCCAGCTGGCAGTGACAGTGGGGCCTGGGGAACGTCGGATCGGCCCAGGGGAGCCCTTGGAGCTGCTGTGCAATGTATCAGGGGCCCTGCCCCCAACGGGCCGTCATGCCGCCTACTCCGTGGGCTGGGAGATGGCACCTGCGGGGGCACCTGGGCCCGGCCGCCTGGTTGCCCAGCTGGACACGGAGGGTGTGGGCAGCCTGGGCCCTGGCTACGAGGGCCGGCACATTGCCATGGAGAAGGTGGCTTCCAGAACCTACCGGCTACGGCTGGAGGCTGCCCGGCCCGGGGATGCGGGTACCTACCGCTGCCTCGCCAAGGCCTATGTCCGAGGGTCTGGGGCCCGGCTTCGGGAAGCCGCCAGTGCCCGCTCCCGGCCCCTCCCCGTGCACGTGCGTGAGGAAG GTGTGGTGCTGGAGGCTGTGGCCTGGCTAGCGGGAGGCACAGTGTACCGCGGGGAGACGGCCTCCCTGCTCTGCAACATCTCCGTGCGGGGCGGCCCTCCTGGGCTGCGGCTGGCTGCCAGCTGGTGGGTGGAGAGGCTGGAGGACGGGGAGCTGagctctgcccctgcccagctGGTGGGTGGCGTGGGCCAGGACggtgtggcagagctgggggtcCGGCCCGGAGGAGGCCCCGTCAGCGTGGAGCTGGTGGGGCCCCGAAGCCATCGGCTGAGACTGCACGGCTTGGGGCCCGAGGACGAAGGCGTGTACCACTGTGCCCCCAGCGCCTGGGTGCAGCACGCTGACTACAGCTGGTACCAGGCGGGCAGTGCCCGCTCAGGGCCTGTCACGGTCTACCCGTACACACATG CCCTGGACACCCTGTTTGTGCCCCTGCTGGTGGGTGCAGGGCTTGCCCTAGCCATCGGAGCCACCATCCTGGGCTCCATCACCTGCTGCTTCATGAAGAGGCTGCAGAAACGGTGA